One window of the Allorhizobium ampelinum S4 genome contains the following:
- a CDS encoding TRAP transporter large permease, whose product MTVAVLILSFSFLLLIGVPIAWCMGVASLLTIYVGHLGLPFAWFAQQTIRGADAITLAAIPLFLFAGELMNRGGLTARIMRVAEHVFGRITGGLGLVNVATALVYGGISGSATADTGAVGSIMIPAMAERGYPKAFAAAVTAASGTLGIIGPQSVILILYGVLTNTSIGGLLVAALLPGLFIAVTFMVTSYIVAKRHNFPRNETPAQWGEIGRDALGALPALLMPVLVLGSIIGGIATATEASALAVVYSFLIGIFVYRELPLRSLYSAASAAVATTGVIMMIMALATPFGWILTVEQVPANAAAWITGLHTTPLVTIILVLVLLKVVGFWLDLGPALIILAPILVPIALAAGMTPYQTGIVFTMTLGIGLFTPPIGTNIFVVCNVAKIDMWSVSKWLVPYWIASVVCVAALVAFPILTEWLPSLFGV is encoded by the coding sequence ATGACCGTTGCCGTCCTTATCCTCAGCTTTTCGTTTCTGCTGCTGATCGGCGTTCCCATTGCATGGTGCATGGGCGTGGCCAGCCTGCTGACAATCTATGTCGGCCATCTCGGCCTGCCCTTCGCCTGGTTTGCACAGCAGACGATCCGCGGTGCCGATGCCATTACCCTGGCGGCCATTCCTCTGTTTCTCTTTGCCGGGGAATTGATGAACCGTGGCGGCCTGACGGCCCGGATCATGCGGGTCGCTGAACATGTCTTCGGTCGCATTACTGGCGGCCTTGGCCTCGTCAATGTTGCGACGGCCCTCGTCTATGGCGGCATCAGCGGCTCGGCGACCGCCGATACCGGCGCTGTCGGATCGATCATGATCCCCGCCATGGCCGAGCGAGGCTATCCGAAAGCCTTTGCCGCCGCCGTCACCGCCGCGTCGGGAACCCTCGGCATTATCGGTCCGCAGAGTGTCATTCTGATCCTCTATGGCGTGCTGACGAACACCTCCATCGGCGGTCTGCTGGTTGCAGCCCTGCTGCCAGGCCTGTTCATCGCGGTGACATTCATGGTCACATCCTACATCGTCGCTAAACGCCATAATTTTCCGCGCAATGAAACACCCGCGCAATGGGGTGAAATTGGCAGGGATGCGCTTGGCGCCCTCCCTGCCCTGCTGATGCCCGTGCTGGTGCTGGGCTCGATCATCGGCGGTATCGCCACAGCCACGGAAGCCTCGGCGCTCGCCGTTGTCTATTCATTCCTGATCGGAATTTTCGTCTATCGTGAGCTTCCGCTGCGGTCGCTCTATTCGGCGGCGTCGGCTGCCGTGGCAACGACAGGCGTGATCATGATGATCATGGCACTCGCGACACCATTCGGATGGATTCTGACGGTCGAACAGGTGCCAGCCAATGCCGCCGCCTGGATTACCGGGCTGCATACGACACCGCTCGTCACCATCATCCTCGTGCTGGTGTTGTTGAAAGTCGTTGGCTTCTGGCTCGATCTTGGGCCAGCGCTGATCATTCTGGCGCCGATACTGGTTCCTATCGCCTTGGCAGCGGGCATGACGCCTTATCAGACCGGTATTGTCTTCACCATGACGCTCGGCATCGGCCTGTTTACCCCGCCGATCGGCACGAACATCTTCGTCGTCTGCAATGTCGCGAAAATCGACATGTGGTCGGTCTCGAAGTGGCTGGTTCCCTATTGGATTGCCAGCGTGGTTTGTGTTGCAGCACTTGTCGCTTTCCCCATCCTGACCGAATGGCTTCCAAGCCTGTTTGGAGTTTAA
- a CDS encoding HAL/PAL/TAL family ammonia-lyase yields MSVFLDDGLDWRAVARVGEGEVLSLSDNAYRRIDRASQILDRIVESGVRAYGITTGIGALSDTVVDRATQGRLSRGIVLSHACGIGPLLDAREVRAIMAAQIANFAHGHSGVRRDIVSHLLTFLERDCIPDVPSRGSAGYLTHNAHTGLVLIGEGQARVGGHPFNGREALAQIGLQPLVLGAKEGLSLVNGTACATGLSSVALARAAHLLDWADAIAALTLEAAGCQMDAFNEAVLALRPSKGIAAVGAALRARLQGSGLIAAALGRRTQDALSLRAVPHAHGAARDVFDACAGIVDRELASATDNPAILGTPEQPIVSSQAHAVASAQGQAADSLAIAIAQIAAMSERRIDRLVNPLVSGLPPFLATDAGSHSGLMIAQYTAAALVGDNRRLAAPASTDGGLTSGLQEDFLAHPTAAANKLLAVLDNAEYILAIEWMAGAQAHDFLAGAGQRAAGTNALYSMVREHLPPYSDDRPLSGDIEKVRALLREQAPPH; encoded by the coding sequence ATGAGCGTTTTTCTTGATGACGGGCTGGATTGGCGCGCTGTTGCGCGTGTCGGCGAGGGGGAGGTACTTTCCCTCTCCGACAATGCCTATCGACGCATCGATCGGGCAAGCCAGATCCTGGATCGTATCGTGGAGAGCGGTGTCCGCGCCTATGGCATCACGACCGGTATCGGCGCCCTTTCGGATACGGTTGTCGATCGCGCAACGCAGGGCCGGCTGTCACGCGGGATTGTCCTCAGCCATGCCTGCGGCATCGGTCCGTTGCTGGATGCGCGTGAGGTGCGGGCTATCATGGCGGCTCAGATCGCCAATTTCGCCCACGGCCATTCCGGTGTCCGGCGCGATATCGTCTCGCATCTGTTGACGTTTTTAGAGCGGGATTGCATTCCCGATGTTCCGTCGCGGGGGTCTGCCGGTTATCTGACCCACAACGCCCATACCGGGCTTGTGCTGATCGGTGAGGGGCAAGCGCGCGTCGGTGGTCATCCTTTCAACGGGCGGGAGGCGTTGGCTCAGATCGGTCTTCAACCGCTGGTGCTGGGCGCCAAGGAAGGGTTGAGCCTCGTCAACGGCACAGCATGTGCAACCGGCCTGTCGAGTGTGGCGCTGGCCCGCGCCGCGCACCTGCTCGACTGGGCGGATGCTATCGCGGCGCTGACGCTTGAAGCGGCTGGGTGCCAGATGGATGCCTTCAATGAAGCCGTTCTCGCCCTGCGTCCTTCAAAGGGTATTGCGGCTGTCGGGGCAGCGCTTCGGGCCAGGCTCCAGGGCAGCGGACTGATTGCTGCCGCGCTCGGCAGGCGGACCCAGGATGCCCTAAGCTTGCGGGCCGTGCCACATGCCCACGGTGCCGCGCGTGACGTCTTCGATGCTTGCGCGGGGATCGTTGATCGTGAACTTGCCTCTGCCACGGATAATCCGGCGATCCTTGGCACGCCAGAACAGCCCATCGTTTCATCACAGGCCCATGCTGTCGCCTCGGCGCAGGGTCAGGCAGCCGATAGTCTGGCGATTGCCATTGCGCAGATCGCAGCCATGAGTGAACGTCGGATCGACCGGCTCGTCAATCCGTTGGTGAGTGGCTTACCGCCCTTCCTCGCCACCGATGCCGGAAGCCATTCCGGCTTGATGATCGCTCAATATACGGCGGCGGCTCTTGTCGGCGACAATCGCCGCCTTGCGGCCCCAGCTTCTACCGATGGCGGTTTGACCTCCGGTCTGCAGGAGGATTTCCTGGCCCATCCCACGGCAGCCGCCAACAAGCTGCTCGCGGTCCTCGACAATGCCGAGTATATTCTGGCGATTGAATGGATGGCGGGAGCGCAGGCCCATGATTTCCTCGCAGGTGCCGGGCAGCGAGCAGCGGGAACCAATGCGCTTTACAGTATGGTTCGCGAGCACCTCCCGCCCTATTCAGACGACCGGCCACTTTCGGGAGACATTGAAAAGGTTCGCGCCCTCTTGAGAGAGCAGGCTCCACCACATTGA
- a CDS encoding TRAP transporter small permease codes for MDHSSENPSPGGWGWLKRIFEFAGVLAFIIMFGSTLLGVIARYFGLGGFEWSFEVAGIAFIWIIFIGLINAEVRGENVAFEAFKHSAPPRLRAAFDAIANLALLTMGLAFVISGWAVWQRSWKVPTSVLRMPTGVITATILILGVAAVCIALYRLSHRVRPLPGKPQEGSLR; via the coding sequence ATGGATCATTCTTCAGAAAACCCCTCACCCGGCGGGTGGGGGTGGTTGAAGCGCATCTTCGAGTTTGCGGGTGTGCTGGCCTTCATCATCATGTTCGGATCAACCCTGCTTGGCGTGATTGCTCGCTATTTCGGTTTGGGCGGGTTCGAATGGTCTTTCGAAGTCGCAGGGATCGCTTTCATCTGGATCATCTTCATCGGGTTGATCAATGCCGAAGTGCGCGGTGAAAACGTGGCTTTCGAAGCCTTCAAGCACAGCGCCCCGCCCCGTCTGCGGGCCGCCTTCGATGCCATCGCCAATCTGGCGCTGCTGACCATGGGACTGGCTTTCGTCATCAGCGGCTGGGCGGTCTGGCAGCGTTCTTGGAAGGTGCCGACATCCGTCTTGCGCATGCCGACCGGCGTGATCACGGCGACCATCCTCATTCTTGGCGTCGCAGCCGTCTGCATTGCGCTCTACCGCCTTTCCCACAGGGTTCGTCCCCTACCCGGAAAGCCACAGGAAGGATCACTGCGATGA
- a CDS encoding aspartate aminotransferase family protein, with translation MQHLVCGISSGGREVPDLDGKRFLVANAQGPYVWDADGRRYVDTALGFGATFLGHTDPVVTEAIREALSKGSMPAYAHALEEEAAAALAAHSQDLTKVIFLNSGSEAVHLACRTARALTGRQKIVKMAAGYDGWFDDVAFGNAGAPEATMAANDRPSNGNTLLLRFNDRQDVELLFEECDDIAAIVLEPMMANAGCILADPGYLQHVASIAHQHGALVIMDEVLMGFRLYGGLASHLMGIRPDLATVGKAIGNGVAVAALLGTPEVMAAFEDRRVSRAGTYNGNPVACAAVKAAMSVIDTVDYGALEKAGTDLQTHAIHVFSKAGIDICASGYGTVFTLWRGKKPPSTYQEAAQLADKDFTAKLHTELRRNGVMSMYNQFGRYYLSARHEEEALGLWAEAFEKAARSVAA, from the coding sequence ATGCAACATCTGGTTTGCGGTATATCCAGCGGCGGACGTGAAGTTCCCGATCTGGACGGGAAGAGATTTCTCGTCGCCAATGCACAGGGGCCGTATGTCTGGGACGCAGACGGTCGGCGATATGTCGATACGGCCCTTGGTTTCGGCGCGACGTTTCTCGGACATACCGATCCCGTCGTCACCGAAGCCATCCGCGAAGCCTTGAGCAAAGGCTCGATGCCCGCCTATGCTCACGCCCTTGAAGAGGAAGCGGCAGCAGCCCTTGCTGCCCATAGCCAGGATCTGACCAAGGTCATCTTTCTCAATTCGGGCAGCGAGGCCGTGCATCTGGCGTGCCGGACGGCGCGTGCGCTGACCGGTCGGCAAAAAATCGTCAAGATGGCGGCCGGTTATGACGGCTGGTTCGATGACGTGGCTTTCGGCAATGCTGGTGCTCCCGAAGCGACGATGGCCGCGAATGATCGGCCATCGAACGGCAATACGTTACTCCTGCGCTTCAACGACCGGCAGGATGTCGAATTGCTGTTTGAAGAATGCGATGATATCGCCGCCATCGTCTTGGAGCCGATGATGGCCAATGCAGGATGTATTCTCGCCGATCCAGGATATCTGCAACACGTCGCCTCGATCGCGCACCAGCATGGCGCGCTGGTGATCATGGACGAAGTGCTGATGGGCTTTCGGCTCTACGGTGGCCTGGCAAGTCATCTGATGGGTATCCGTCCGGATCTTGCCACGGTCGGCAAGGCAATTGGCAACGGCGTGGCTGTTGCAGCTTTGCTGGGCACGCCTGAGGTCATGGCAGCCTTCGAGGACCGCCGCGTCAGCCGCGCTGGCACCTATAACGGCAACCCGGTCGCCTGCGCGGCCGTGAAAGCGGCGATGAGCGTTATCGATACCGTCGATTACGGCGCACTCGAAAAAGCGGGAACCGACCTGCAGACGCATGCGATCCATGTCTTCAGCAAAGCAGGCATCGACATCTGTGCGAGCGGCTATGGCACTGTCTTCACACTGTGGCGTGGCAAAAAACCGCCCTCGACCTACCAGGAAGCGGCACAGCTCGCTGACAAGGATTTTACCGCCAAACTTCATACCGAACTGCGGCGCAACGGCGTGATGTCGATGTATAACCAGTTCGGACGGTATTATCTTTCCGCCCGGCATGAGGAGGAAGCACTTGGTCTCTGGGCCGAGGCTTTTGAAAAAGCCGCCAGATCGGTCGCAGCCTGA